In a single window of the Luteibacter rhizovicinus DSM 16549 genome:
- a CDS encoding aldo/keto reductase has translation MASINASASGTFKIGGDLEVNRLGFGAMRITGKGIWGEPANPKAARETLAKLPELGVNLIDTADSYGPYVSEDLIREVLHPYKGLVIATKGGLTRHGPDIWAPLGRPEYLRQCVLMSLRRLGVERIDLWQLHRVDEKVPQDEQFGVIRDMQNEGLIRHVGLSEVNVAQIEAASKFFKVATVQNLYNLGNRQSEAVVDYADKHNIGFIPWFPLAAGELAKEGSVLSKIAKKLDATDGQVALAWLLKRSPVILPIPGTGSPDHLEENVKGAALKLSQEDFEALEHAVK, from the coding sequence ATGGCAAGCATAAACGCATCCGCGAGCGGCACGTTCAAGATCGGCGGCGACCTCGAGGTCAACCGCCTCGGCTTCGGTGCCATGCGCATCACTGGCAAGGGCATCTGGGGTGAGCCGGCCAACCCCAAGGCAGCGCGCGAGACCCTGGCGAAGCTGCCCGAGCTCGGCGTGAACCTGATCGATACGGCCGATAGCTACGGTCCGTACGTCAGTGAGGACCTGATTCGCGAAGTGTTGCATCCATACAAGGGCCTGGTCATCGCGACCAAGGGCGGCCTGACCCGCCATGGCCCGGACATCTGGGCGCCGCTCGGCCGTCCCGAATACCTGCGCCAGTGCGTCCTGATGAGCCTGCGCCGCTTGGGGGTGGAACGCATCGACCTGTGGCAGTTGCATCGCGTCGATGAGAAGGTGCCGCAGGACGAGCAGTTCGGCGTCATCCGCGACATGCAGAACGAAGGCCTGATTCGTCATGTCGGCCTGTCCGAGGTGAATGTCGCGCAGATCGAAGCGGCGTCGAAGTTCTTCAAGGTCGCCACCGTGCAGAACCTCTACAACCTCGGCAACCGCCAGAGCGAGGCCGTGGTCGACTATGCGGACAAGCACAACATCGGCTTCATCCCCTGGTTCCCGCTTGCCGCCGGCGAGCTGGCGAAAGAGGGCTCGGTGCTGTCGAAGATCGCCAAGAAACTCGATGCCACCGACGGCCAGGTCGCCCTGGCGTGGCTGCTCAAGCGTTCACCGGTGATCCTGCCCATCCCGGGCACGGGTAGTCCCGATCACCTCGAGGAGAACGTCAAGGGCGCCGCGCTGAAACTGTCGCAGGAAGACTTCGAAGCGCTCGAGCACGCGGTGAAATAA